The proteins below come from a single Denticeps clupeoides chromosome 15, fDenClu1.1, whole genome shotgun sequence genomic window:
- the LOC114765406 gene encoding pleckstrin homology domain-containing family A member 5-like isoform X18 codes for MSRVCCHNERKVTCKHPVSGQPSQDNCIFVVNEQPAAKAPATEKKERPTSTMSEASNYTGGSNYTGGSDYAAHPGSPAARPSRSSKKVHNFGKRSNSIKRNPNAPVVRSNWLYKQDSTGMKMWKRRWFVLSDMCLFYYKDEKEEGILGSILLPSFRISMLSVDDHISKKYAFKATHPNMRTYYFCTDTAKDMESWMKVMTDAALVHTEPIRRLDKLKTEHHGPQEMNNILNHRALTQPEIQNNERNHEAMRLEDRKQRALLEKPGGHRCVPQKDGDRYAPQRDGDKHALKIDNEHCGLAKDHKKYGLAKEVEKYGLVKDGEKYGLVKDGDKYGLVKEVEKYGLVKDGEKYGLVKDGEKYGLVKDGGKYGLVKDGDKYGLIKDGEKYGLVKDGEKYGLIKDGEKYGLVKDGEKYGLIKDGEKYGLVKDGEKYALVKEGDRHTLKKEGERHSHLTKEREKHAAQKDLERYGERYGFQKDGGTEQPLTKINSIKLQPAQAAAIAAAVSASRQMQAAQQRPPLLNGPGEPAGERSPVDAGVAGGQPPPLTQEPEKNLQRTGSTQQLEQWVRIQRTRGLDDETRSITSYQTLPRNMPSHRAQVAPRYPEGYRTLPRNSGVRPDSISSLSASVYDRALGPSAAEKRRSMRDDTMWQLYEWQQRQAHSRQHAYSTLPSPKQLGSIAERAAGQSIPTSPYHTYSPRRSYSTTPRSEVSSPVFRGDVTIDRRHRAHLAKCGYPPDRRSVPVQSITAQSLQGKTPEELTLLLIKLRRQQAELNSLREHTLAQLMQLNLDANKPKSEILSHHLQRNLMYVDGQMKESEPLIFMIHTMIENSAPRPQLYQQASPEDYRDGAHVYQTEEPDVDAKLSRLCEQDKVVRMQEDKLQQLHREKHTLETALLSASQEIEMSANNPTAVQTVIQQRDVLQSGLLSTCRELSRVNGELERSWREYDRLEAEVMAAKNNLLKQLEALGSPQTEPPSQKHIQIQKDLWRIQDVMEALNKNKPKRSSDPNFHSSKPLSNLHKSEEPVPVPPRPPLPHSYEGGDVPSAAPPLPPTGGSQGHVPRPLQHRTDDRKSGQRNGAQGGPDYRLYKSEPELTTVAEVDESNGEDKTEQAAEKEPSSSKGIPYPVGIVPPRTKSPVMPESSTIASYVTLRKSKKPDPRTQDRPRSAVDQSCLAEGGRTRMSVEEQMERIRRHQQGAALREKRRDQENSLSRSSSFSKDQIPSNPYYTLQTRKREEVVSPDRQELEASLRALEQEMKKRALAQQQATPPTEPQAAVTREEDAASPPPGVEHRNPDLEKQEEEEEGEEDERREEERKRLMCDNSLQTAVMVRVSPEEDDDDDAEEEEVKEAEQDQIISLSFKHSQLVTATTSDT; via the exons GCCGGCGGCGAAAGCACCTGCCACCGAGAAGAAGGAGCGTCCCACCAGCACCATGAGCGAGGCGTCCAACTACACCGGCGGCTCCAACTACACCGGCGGCTCGGACTACGCCGCCCACCCGGGCAGCCCGGCGGCCAGA CCGTCGAGATCTTCCAAAAAGGTTCATAATTTTGGGAAGCGCTCCAACTCCATTAAGAGGAACCCCAATGCGCCGGTGGTGAGGAGCAACTGGCTCTACAAGCAG GACAGCACCGGGATGAAGATGTGGAAGAGGCGGTGGTTCGTCCTCTCCGATATGTGTCTGTTCTACTATAAAG ATGAAAAGGAAGAAGGCATCCTGGGAAGCATCCTCCTGCCAAGCTTCCGCATCTCCATGCTGTCCGTGGACGACCATATCAGCAAAAAATACGCCTTCAAG GCGACGCACCCAAACATGCGGACATATTATTTCTGCACAGACACGGCCAAAGACATGGAGTCCTGGATGAAGGTGATGACGGACGCCGCCCTTGTTCACACTGAGCCAATCAGGAG ACTGGATAAGTTAAAGACGGAGCACCACGGCCCCCAAGAGATGAACAACATATTGAACCACCGGGCCCTGACCCAGCCCGAGATCCAGAACAACGAGCGCAACCACGAGGCCATGCGCCTGGAGGACAGGAAGCAGAGGGCCCTGCTGGAAAAGCCCGGCGGCCATCGGTGTGTGCCGCAGAAGGACGGGGACAGGTACGCGCCCCAGCGAGATGGCGACAAGCACGCCCTCAAAATAGACAACGAGCACTGTGGCCTGGCGAAAGACCACAAGAAGTACGGCCTGGCCAAAGAGGTGGAGAAGTATGGTTTGGTAAAAGACGGGGAGAAATACGGACTTGTAAAGGATGGTGACAAGTATGGGCTGGTTAAAGAGGTGGAGAAGTACGGACTGGTCAAAGATGGGGAGAAATACGGACTTGTAAAGGATGGAGAGAAATACGGACTGGTGAAGGATGGGGGGAAATATGGACTGGTTAAAGATGGAGATAAGTATGGGCTGATAAAGGATGGAGAGAAATACGGACTGGTTAAAGATGGAGAGAAGTATGGGCTGATAAAGGATGGAGAGAAATACGGACTGGTTAAAGATGGAGAGAAGTATGGGCTGATAAAGGATGGAGAGAAATACGGACTGGTTAAAGATGGAGAGAAGTACGCTTTGGTAAAGGAAGGAGATAGACACACCCTgaaaaaagagggggaaagaCATTCCCACTTGACCAAGGAGCGGGAGAAGCACGCTGCACAGAAAGATCTGGAACGTTACGGCGAGCGGTACGGTTTCCAGAAGGACGGCGGCACGGAGCAGCCGCTCACCAAAATCAACAGCATCAAGCTGCAGCCGGCACAGGCGGCCGCCATCGCCGCGGCCGTGTCCGCGTCCCGGCAGATGCAGGCCGCTCAGCAGCGCCCCCCACTGCTCAACGGGCCCGGGGAGCCGGCGGGCGAGCGGAGTCCCGTGGACGCGGGGGTCGCCGGGGGACAGCCGCCGCCTCTCACCCAGGAGCCTGAGAAGAACCTGCAGAGAACCGGCTCCACCCAGCAGCTGGAACAGTGGGTCAGGATCCAGAGGACACGGGGCCTGGACGACGAGACCCGGAG CATCACGTCCTACCAGACTCTGCCCAGAAACATGCCGAGTCACCGGGCACAGGTGGCACCCCGGTACCCGGAAGGGTACCGCACGCTGCCCCGCAACAGTGGCGTGCGGCCGGACAGCATCAGCAGCCTGTCGGCGTCCGTGTACGACCGCGCCCTGGGGCCGTCGGCGGCAGAGAAGCGGCGCTCCATGCGCGACGACACCATGTGGCAGCTGTACGAGTGGCAGCAGCGGCAGGCGCACAGCCGGCAGCACGCCTACAGCACCCTGCCCAGCCCCAAACAGCTGGGCAGCATCGCCGAGCGCGCCGCCGGACAGTCCATCCCCACCTCGCCGTACCACACCTACTCGCCACGCCGCTCCTACAGCACCACCCCCCGCTCCGAGGTGTCCTCGCCCGTCTTCCGCGGGGACGTCACCATCGACCGCCGACATCGGGCCCACCTGGCCAAG TGCGGATACCCGCCCGACCGGAGGTCTGTTCCCGTCCAGAGCATCACCGCGCAGTCCCTGCAGGGCAAGACA CCGGAGGAGCTGACCCTTCTGCTGATCAAGCTGCGCCGGCAGCAGGCCGAGCTGAACAGCCTCCGGGAGCACACGCTCGCGCAGCTCATGCAGCTCAACCTCGACGCCAACAAGCCAAAG AGCGAGATTCTGTCCCATCACCTGCAGAGAAATCTCATGTACGTGGACGGACAG ATGAAGGAGAGCGAGCCGTTAATCTTCATGATTCACACAATGATCGAGAACTCGGCGCCCAGGCCTCAACTTTACCAGCAA GCCAGTCCCGAAGACTACAGAGACGGAGCCCACGTGTACCAAACCGAAGAGCCTGATGTTGAC GCCAAGTTGAGTCGACTGTGTGAGCAGGACAAGGTGGTTCGCATGCAGGAGGACAAACTACAGCAGCTCCACCGAGAAAAG CACACGCTGGAAACCGCCCTGCTGTCCGCCAGCCAGGAGATCGAGATGAGCGCCAACAACCCAACGGCCGTCCAAACCGTAATCCAGCAGAGGGACGTCCTTCAGAGCGGCCTGCTCAGCACCTGCAGAGAGCTGTCCAGAGTCAATGGC GAGCTGGAGCGATCCTGGCGAGAATACGACAGGCTGGAGGCCGAGGTCATGGCGGCCAAGAATAACTTGCTGAAGCAGCTGGAAGCCCTTGGGAGTCCACAG ACCGAACCCCCCAGCCAGAAGCACATCCAGATCCAGAAAGACCTGTGGAGGATCCAGGATGTGATGGAGGCTTTGAACAAGAACAAGCCAAAAAGAAGCAGTGACCCCA ATTTTCACAGCTCAAAACCTTTATCAAATCTTCATAAAAGTGAG GAACCGGTTCCTGTCCCTCCTCGCCCTCCTCTGCCCCACTCGTATGAGGGTGGAGATGTCCCCTCCGCCGCGCCTCCACTGCCCCCTACAGGTGGCAGCCAGGGGCACGTTCCCCGCCCGCTGCAGCACCGGACGGACGACAGGAAGTCGGGCCAGAGGAACGGCGCGCAGGGT GGCCCTGACTACAGGCTGTATAAGAGCGAACCTGAGCTCACAACTGTGGCCGAGGTAGACGAGTCCAATGGCGAGGACAAGACAGAGCAGGCAGCCGAGAAAGAGCCTTCCAGCTCCAAAG GAATCCCCTACCCCGTAGGCATTGTGCCCCCCAGAACAAAGTCGCCAGTCATGCCTGAATCCTCCACAATCGCTTCCTATGTGACGCTAAGGAAGAGTAAAAAGCCTGATCCCAGGACA CAGGACAGGCCCCGTAGCGCCGTGGACCAGTCATGCTTGGCAGAAGGCGGGCGGACGCGGATGAGCGTGGAGGAGCAGATGGAGCGGATCCGGAGGCACCAGCAGGGGGCGGCGCTGCGAGAAAAGAGGAGGGACCAGGAGAACTCGCTGTCCCGTAGCTCCTCGTTCTCCAAGGACCAGATACCTTCAAATCCCTACTACACCCTGCAG ACCCGCAAACGGGAGGAGGTGGTTTCTCCAGACCGGCAGGAACTGGAGGCGTCGCTGAGGGCTCTCGAGCAGGAAATGAAGAAGCGGGCCTTGGCGCAGCAGCAAGCCACACCCCCCACTGAGCCACAGGCTGCAGTCACCCGAgag GAGGACGCGGCGTCTCCGCCGCCGGGTGTCGAGCACCGAAACCCAGACCtggagaagcaggaggaggaggaggagggtgaggaagacgagaggagagaagaggaaagGAAAAGGCTGATGTGTGACAACAG CCTACAGACGGCTGTGATGGTCAGGGTGAGTCCCGAGGAGGATGACGACGACGatgccgaggaggaggaggtgaaggaaGCGGAGCAGGACCAGATCATCAGCCTGTCCTTCAAACACAGCCAGCTGGTGACAG CCACGACCAGTGACACGTGA
- the LOC114765406 gene encoding pleckstrin homology domain-containing family A member 5-like isoform X6, which produces MLRCSLSLSLSLSLSLSPSPSERECVSRNPGGRHRSGPLLFRSPTARAELTHPNRPENRGRLTVCVCVCVRGRTVHQKCLRFPTSHNERKVTCKHPVSGQPSQDNCIFVVNEHVNCGKLGQPVVNREADHSGPGDGSHPCPTKTTKPAAKAPATEKKERPTSTMSEASNYTGGSNYTGGSDYAAHPGSPAARPSRSSKKVHNFGKRSNSIKRNPNAPVVRSNWLYKQDSTGMKMWKRRWFVLSDMCLFYYKDEKEEGILGSILLPSFRISMLSVDDHISKKYAFKATHPNMRTYYFCTDTAKDMESWMKVMTDAALVHTEPIRRLDKLKTEHHGPQEMNNILNHRALTQPEIQNNERNHEAMRLEDRKQRALLEKPGGHRCVPQKDGDRYAPQRDGDKHALKIDNEHCGLAKDHKKYGLAKEVEKYGLVKDGEKYGLVKDGDKYGLVKEVEKYGLVKDGEKYGLVKDGEKYGLVKDGGKYGLVKDGDKYGLIKDGEKYGLVKDGEKYGLIKDGEKYGLVKDGEKYGLIKDGEKYGLVKDGEKYALVKEGDRHTLKKEGERHSHLTKEREKHAAQKDLERYGERYGFQKDGGTEQPLTKINSIKLQPAQAAAIAAAVSASRQMQAAQQRPPLLNGPGEPAGERSPVDAGVAGGQPPPLTQEPEKNLQRTGSTQQLEQWVRIQRTRGLDDETRSITSYQTLPRNMPSHRAQVAPRYPEGYRTLPRNSGVRPDSISSLSASVYDRALGPSAAEKRRSMRDDTMWQLYEWQQRQAHSRQHAYSTLPSPKQLGSIAERAAGQSIPTSPYHTYSPRRSYSTTPRSEVSSPVFRGDVTIDRRHRAHLAKCGYPPDRRSVPVQSITAQSLQGKTPEELTLLLIKLRRQQAELNSLREHTLAQLMQLNLDANKPKSEILSHHLQRNLMYVDGQASPEDYRDGAHVYQTEEPDVDAKLSRLCEQDKVVRMQEDKLQQLHREKHTLETALLSASQEIEMSANNPTAVQTVIQQRDVLQSGLLSTCRELSRVNGELERSWREYDRLEAEVMAAKNNLLKQLEALGSPQTEPPSQKHIQIQKDLWRIQDVMEALNKNKPKRSSDPNFHSSKPLSNLHKSEEPVPVPPRPPLPHSYEGGDVPSAAPPLPPTGGSQGHVPRPLQHRTDDRKSGQRNGAQGGPDYRLYKSEPELTTVAEVDESNGEDKTEQAAEKEPSSSKGIPYPVGIVPPRTKSPVMPESSTIASYVTLRKSKKPDPRTQDRPRSAVDQSCLAEGGRTRMSVEEQMERIRRHQQGAALREKRRDQENSLSRSSSFSKDQIPSNPYYTLQTRKREEVVSPDRQELEASLRALEQEMKKRALAQQQATPPTEPQAAVTREEDAASPPPGVEHRNPDLEKQEEEEEGEEDERREEERKRLMCDNSLQTAVMVRVSPEEDDDDDAEEEEVKEAEQDQIISLSFKHSQLVTATTSDT; this is translated from the exons CGTGAATTGTGGGAAACTCGGGCAGCCTGTTGTAAACAG GGAGGCCGATCACTCGGGACCCGGGGACGGAAGCCATCCATGTCCTACCAAGACCACCAA GCCGGCGGCGAAAGCACCTGCCACCGAGAAGAAGGAGCGTCCCACCAGCACCATGAGCGAGGCGTCCAACTACACCGGCGGCTCCAACTACACCGGCGGCTCGGACTACGCCGCCCACCCGGGCAGCCCGGCGGCCAGA CCGTCGAGATCTTCCAAAAAGGTTCATAATTTTGGGAAGCGCTCCAACTCCATTAAGAGGAACCCCAATGCGCCGGTGGTGAGGAGCAACTGGCTCTACAAGCAG GACAGCACCGGGATGAAGATGTGGAAGAGGCGGTGGTTCGTCCTCTCCGATATGTGTCTGTTCTACTATAAAG ATGAAAAGGAAGAAGGCATCCTGGGAAGCATCCTCCTGCCAAGCTTCCGCATCTCCATGCTGTCCGTGGACGACCATATCAGCAAAAAATACGCCTTCAAG GCGACGCACCCAAACATGCGGACATATTATTTCTGCACAGACACGGCCAAAGACATGGAGTCCTGGATGAAGGTGATGACGGACGCCGCCCTTGTTCACACTGAGCCAATCAGGAG ACTGGATAAGTTAAAGACGGAGCACCACGGCCCCCAAGAGATGAACAACATATTGAACCACCGGGCCCTGACCCAGCCCGAGATCCAGAACAACGAGCGCAACCACGAGGCCATGCGCCTGGAGGACAGGAAGCAGAGGGCCCTGCTGGAAAAGCCCGGCGGCCATCGGTGTGTGCCGCAGAAGGACGGGGACAGGTACGCGCCCCAGCGAGATGGCGACAAGCACGCCCTCAAAATAGACAACGAGCACTGTGGCCTGGCGAAAGACCACAAGAAGTACGGCCTGGCCAAAGAGGTGGAGAAGTATGGTTTGGTAAAAGACGGGGAGAAATACGGACTTGTAAAGGATGGTGACAAGTATGGGCTGGTTAAAGAGGTGGAGAAGTACGGACTGGTCAAAGATGGGGAGAAATACGGACTTGTAAAGGATGGAGAGAAATACGGACTGGTGAAGGATGGGGGGAAATATGGACTGGTTAAAGATGGAGATAAGTATGGGCTGATAAAGGATGGAGAGAAATACGGACTGGTTAAAGATGGAGAGAAGTATGGGCTGATAAAGGATGGAGAGAAATACGGACTGGTTAAAGATGGAGAGAAGTATGGGCTGATAAAGGATGGAGAGAAATACGGACTGGTTAAAGATGGAGAGAAGTACGCTTTGGTAAAGGAAGGAGATAGACACACCCTgaaaaaagagggggaaagaCATTCCCACTTGACCAAGGAGCGGGAGAAGCACGCTGCACAGAAAGATCTGGAACGTTACGGCGAGCGGTACGGTTTCCAGAAGGACGGCGGCACGGAGCAGCCGCTCACCAAAATCAACAGCATCAAGCTGCAGCCGGCACAGGCGGCCGCCATCGCCGCGGCCGTGTCCGCGTCCCGGCAGATGCAGGCCGCTCAGCAGCGCCCCCCACTGCTCAACGGGCCCGGGGAGCCGGCGGGCGAGCGGAGTCCCGTGGACGCGGGGGTCGCCGGGGGACAGCCGCCGCCTCTCACCCAGGAGCCTGAGAAGAACCTGCAGAGAACCGGCTCCACCCAGCAGCTGGAACAGTGGGTCAGGATCCAGAGGACACGGGGCCTGGACGACGAGACCCGGAG CATCACGTCCTACCAGACTCTGCCCAGAAACATGCCGAGTCACCGGGCACAGGTGGCACCCCGGTACCCGGAAGGGTACCGCACGCTGCCCCGCAACAGTGGCGTGCGGCCGGACAGCATCAGCAGCCTGTCGGCGTCCGTGTACGACCGCGCCCTGGGGCCGTCGGCGGCAGAGAAGCGGCGCTCCATGCGCGACGACACCATGTGGCAGCTGTACGAGTGGCAGCAGCGGCAGGCGCACAGCCGGCAGCACGCCTACAGCACCCTGCCCAGCCCCAAACAGCTGGGCAGCATCGCCGAGCGCGCCGCCGGACAGTCCATCCCCACCTCGCCGTACCACACCTACTCGCCACGCCGCTCCTACAGCACCACCCCCCGCTCCGAGGTGTCCTCGCCCGTCTTCCGCGGGGACGTCACCATCGACCGCCGACATCGGGCCCACCTGGCCAAG TGCGGATACCCGCCCGACCGGAGGTCTGTTCCCGTCCAGAGCATCACCGCGCAGTCCCTGCAGGGCAAGACA CCGGAGGAGCTGACCCTTCTGCTGATCAAGCTGCGCCGGCAGCAGGCCGAGCTGAACAGCCTCCGGGAGCACACGCTCGCGCAGCTCATGCAGCTCAACCTCGACGCCAACAAGCCAAAG AGCGAGATTCTGTCCCATCACCTGCAGAGAAATCTCATGTACGTGGACGGACAG GCCAGTCCCGAAGACTACAGAGACGGAGCCCACGTGTACCAAACCGAAGAGCCTGATGTTGAC GCCAAGTTGAGTCGACTGTGTGAGCAGGACAAGGTGGTTCGCATGCAGGAGGACAAACTACAGCAGCTCCACCGAGAAAAG CACACGCTGGAAACCGCCCTGCTGTCCGCCAGCCAGGAGATCGAGATGAGCGCCAACAACCCAACGGCCGTCCAAACCGTAATCCAGCAGAGGGACGTCCTTCAGAGCGGCCTGCTCAGCACCTGCAGAGAGCTGTCCAGAGTCAATGGC GAGCTGGAGCGATCCTGGCGAGAATACGACAGGCTGGAGGCCGAGGTCATGGCGGCCAAGAATAACTTGCTGAAGCAGCTGGAAGCCCTTGGGAGTCCACAG ACCGAACCCCCCAGCCAGAAGCACATCCAGATCCAGAAAGACCTGTGGAGGATCCAGGATGTGATGGAGGCTTTGAACAAGAACAAGCCAAAAAGAAGCAGTGACCCCA ATTTTCACAGCTCAAAACCTTTATCAAATCTTCATAAAAGTGAG GAACCGGTTCCTGTCCCTCCTCGCCCTCCTCTGCCCCACTCGTATGAGGGTGGAGATGTCCCCTCCGCCGCGCCTCCACTGCCCCCTACAGGTGGCAGCCAGGGGCACGTTCCCCGCCCGCTGCAGCACCGGACGGACGACAGGAAGTCGGGCCAGAGGAACGGCGCGCAGGGT GGCCCTGACTACAGGCTGTATAAGAGCGAACCTGAGCTCACAACTGTGGCCGAGGTAGACGAGTCCAATGGCGAGGACAAGACAGAGCAGGCAGCCGAGAAAGAGCCTTCCAGCTCCAAAG GAATCCCCTACCCCGTAGGCATTGTGCCCCCCAGAACAAAGTCGCCAGTCATGCCTGAATCCTCCACAATCGCTTCCTATGTGACGCTAAGGAAGAGTAAAAAGCCTGATCCCAGGACA CAGGACAGGCCCCGTAGCGCCGTGGACCAGTCATGCTTGGCAGAAGGCGGGCGGACGCGGATGAGCGTGGAGGAGCAGATGGAGCGGATCCGGAGGCACCAGCAGGGGGCGGCGCTGCGAGAAAAGAGGAGGGACCAGGAGAACTCGCTGTCCCGTAGCTCCTCGTTCTCCAAGGACCAGATACCTTCAAATCCCTACTACACCCTGCAG ACCCGCAAACGGGAGGAGGTGGTTTCTCCAGACCGGCAGGAACTGGAGGCGTCGCTGAGGGCTCTCGAGCAGGAAATGAAGAAGCGGGCCTTGGCGCAGCAGCAAGCCACACCCCCCACTGAGCCACAGGCTGCAGTCACCCGAgag GAGGACGCGGCGTCTCCGCCGCCGGGTGTCGAGCACCGAAACCCAGACCtggagaagcaggaggaggaggaggagggtgaggaagacgagaggagagaagaggaaagGAAAAGGCTGATGTGTGACAACAG CCTACAGACGGCTGTGATGGTCAGGGTGAGTCCCGAGGAGGATGACGACGACGatgccgaggaggaggaggtgaaggaaGCGGAGCAGGACCAGATCATCAGCCTGTCCTTCAAACACAGCCAGCTGGTGACAG CCACGACCAGTGACACGTGA